From the genome of Sinanaerobacter sp. ZZT-01:
TTCGATCAATCATGACAAGTTTAAAGACTTTATTGAGGCTTATTATAAATGTAATTTGCTCGTTTTTTCAGAAGAGGGAGAAAATGAAATTCGCGTACGTGTATTCATGGACGACCCCGGATTTTTGGAAGACCCTGCAACAGGTAGTGCAAATGGGAATTTAGCAGGTTATCTTCTAGAATATAATTTTTTTAATAAAAATACTATCAATATTATTGCAAATCAAGGTCATGAGATAAATCGCCCTTCTCGAATTAATATTATGGCCGAAAAGACAAATGAAACCTTTCATATTCAAGTTGGCGGAAAGGTACACTTGGTTGCAAAAGGAGAATGGCTATAGCGAGCAAACAAAGCAAAAGGACAAGTCCATGTATGGAATTGTCCTTTTCCCGGTTATTCACCTTCTATTTACAAGAATACTTTGGGATTTATATGGCCGATCGGTCAATGGTCTATAAGAACCATTTCTCGCAATCCCTTGCCATTTCTCGCAATGTTTCTACAAATTTTCCAACGTGCCAGCCATCACAAACCGCATGATGGCATTGGATGGCAAGGGGCATCATTGTCTTGTCCTTTTCTTTTTTATATTTTCCAATAGTGAAAATCGGTAAAAGATAGCTGCCATCTGAAAAAACATTAATATTAAACGCTGTAAAATCCAGCCACGGAACACTGGAAATATTAAAAGTATTGGGTGGAATATACTCCTGCGGAAAAAGTTCCCCGCTCGCATACTGTACTGTATCCTGCAGATATGCACGATAGAATGTATTGAAGCATTTATCATACCTTGTCCATACAGCTGAAAAAGTTTCTGCATTCGGGTTCAAAACAGTATATATCGGATCGATGGCTTCCCAATACCCCAAACGATCCTCATCGTTGGTTGTCATTCGAAACTCCGGAAATTGATTTACTACGGTTGAAAGCATATAGATTTGCGCAGGATAGGCTTTCATTTCTCGTTCTTTTAGACGAATCAGCAGCTTGGAAATATCAATATCTACCGTTACGCTATAGGAGCATCGAACCTTGTTTTTATAATGCTCATAATGATCTTTTCTTGCCCATTGCTCCATTTGTATTTCAATAAAATTCATAGTATCAGCCTCCCTAAAATATAGAATTATCAATTTTAGGAGGCATTATTCTCCGTTTTCACCATGTTCATTCTCCTTTACAATCATAACTAAATGATATAAAACAGTTGATTGCCGTTCATTTTTTCATATTCTACATTCATAAACCAGATCAACTATTCCGTTATAACTTTGAGTGGATATAAGTTGGAGTTTTAATTCCTTTTGGTGTGCATCAAACAGGCGTATACCTTCGCCTAAGATAGTTGGTATAACGGATATGTGGTATCTATCAATTAAATCAAGATTAATCAGTTGATTGGCAATAGTTGCACCACCGCAAATCCAAACATCTTTTCCATTTTCACTTTTTAATTCGGCAATTAAGTCAGCAAGACTTTTATCAGTGAAGATAACTTCTTCGGTAGAGTTATTTTTATTGTGAGTCAGCACATAGCTTTTCAGTCCAGTATAAGCCCACGCATCCGGCGAAAGTTCAGTGACAATTTGCTGGTAAGTTTTGTACCCCAAAATCACGGTATCAATCGTTTCAATAAAAGTTGAATAACTCCCTATATTTTCGGGGTCAGAATTATCACCGCCAAGCCAGCCAACTCCCCCTAATTTATCAGCAATGTATCCGTCTAAACTCATTGCAATATATAAAATAATGTTTCTCATGCTTCCTCCTACTAAATCCCATATGCCCATAGAATCCCTTTGCTTGTGGGTTTTGTTCGTTCACCCCCAGCTTTAAAGCCTGCTCGAGCATAAAAATCACCCCTCCCAATCGTCGCCTACAGACATTAAATATTTCTTGACGCCCAACCAGAGGAGTCCCACCTTTAAATCTTTAACTGGTATCTGCGTGTTCTTCGGGAGCTGCTCTGCAATATGCTGCAAGCAGTATCCCTCTTGAATAACAATAAATCTGAAAATTCCCGGTTGTAAGGCTTTGCTCGGACAGCTGTAAATACAGTTCAAACAGAAATGACATTTACGACCAAAAGTCGGTCTTCCATCCAGCATGATGATATTTCCGGAGGGGCAGTGCTCTGCACACCAGCCACATCGTGTGCAGTGTTCCGTCACCTTTATCTGCTTACCCCAGTAGTGTCCGCCTAAAGTTTCCAGCCTTCCTATCAGAGAAAATATCCTGTCAATCCATAACGGATGCGTTTTTTTTCTGACATCTGACAAAAGATCATCTGTGATCTTCCGAACCATTTTAGGTAATGCTTGTATCAATAAGTACGGTAATGGATTTGGAGGAAGTATAATCCAATTGGAAGGCATAACGATCATTTTATCATATATCACACGGTAGCCTTTTTGGGTAAGCCTTTTGATACTGCTGACTCGGCAGGCTGTATTTGGACAGATATCACCTCCTCCGGAAACAGAGATTACCGCTGCACAGGCTTTCTCTACCGCCTCCAAAGCATCGATCCACTTATAAACTGCATTCGGTGCGTTAAAAGCATGGACCGGAAACAGCAAAAGAAGCAAATCATGTTCCTCTTGATTCCGATTCATTCCTTCGGTAATCTGTTCAATCGTGCAGATACAGCCCTTGGATTCCAAATCTTTTTGAAACTGTTTGGAAGCCATTTCCGTACCTCCTGTGCCGGAATAGTAAGCGATCTTTATTTTCGAATAGGCATTTATCATACCTTCCCTCCTCTTAAATAAGATGTACAATCGCCCTTCTATCAATCATTTTTTCTATTCTTTGGCTGCCGTAACAACAACAGCCAGTCTTCATCCGTTTGGAAGTTCTTCAAATTGTGGTACTTTCTCTAAGTCATGATCCCAACTTGCTCTATTTGTACAGTAGATGTGTCCCTGCGGCTTGATGTGTATATCACTATCCATACATCCTGCCGGAACAACCAGCAGTTTCCCATTGAACTGAATATTTGGCAGCGCAGATCCGCAATTAGAGCAAAAGCTTTTTATGTGACCTTCTGAATGATAATTAAATATTTTAGCTTTCTCTTCACCGGACAGCCATCTTAACTTAGCCGTAGAAGAAAACAGATTCGCCGCATGGGCGGAACCTGTGTCCTTACGACATCGCTCGCAATGACAAAGAAAGAAATGTTCAAACTCTCCTTCAATTTCAAAAGTAACTTCACCGCAAAGACAAGATCCTTTATATTTCATCATCAAATCTCCTTTTCAATCATCCAATTTTTAAATCAAGCTTAAAGCAATCGATTTTCTCATGTTTGATCCGCACCCATGACCTATCCAAAAAGACAGTAACTTTTAGCTTTCATATATGAAACAGCGAAATCTTAGATGGTCATAATACTATTCATTAATCGTAAAGATACCTATAATTTTATTGCAAGTATCACAAAAATACGTATCTTTAAATTTTTCTACACCCATCAAGCTTATATCCATAGCATTTATGTCTTTTCCATCACTCCTGTCCCAGGCTTTTAAGCCTTTTTTATCAAACTCATTTTGCGGGTACCATTTAAATTCCCCGCTGATACGTTTTCCGCTAAGAATGATTCCACCTTTTGTCATTTCTTTTCCACAAATCGGACAAACCATATTTCACCTCACATTTTTTTGCAATTTTCAGGCAGCTCACTTGTCAAGAGTTGCTTTTTACTGCCTGTATTTCTAATTATACAACTTTTTAAAGTGTAATCCAACTGAAAGAGCTGTTGCTCTACGCATTTGTCCTTCTGTTATTCTGAAATTTCTGCTCATATGCAATATCCTGTAGAATACAATAAAAAGGATTTGACTGCAAAAATAATATTTTACAATCAAATCCCCAATGTTTTCTATACTTTATTTATTAATTAATTGAGCTTGAATTAACAGGTTTCTTACGGCTGTTGCAGCTTCGCTATTATTGAATATACCTTTAGGCACTATGGTGTCTTCTGTTCTTCCATTAAAGACCCCACTGCTTAAAGCTCTTTCTACATTTTTATATGCCCATGGTGCTATTTCTTTCTTGTCTTTATAAGTTTCTATTCTATTAGAATTCTTTTCTTTTAGGTTAACGATATCCATCGCTCTAGCATACATAGTCATCGCTTCTTCTCGACTGATTTGAGCATTGGCTTTAAAACTTCCATCCTCGTATCCATTGATAATACCATATTGTGATGCTATTGCAATCGCATCTGCAAATTCGTCTTGTACTGCCACATCAATGAATTGTCCAGGTTTAGCAGCGTTTGATCTGTAGATTCCCAAAGCCTTGGTAATGTACTGTGCAAACGATCCTCTGGTGATTGCTTCATCTGGTTTAAAGCTTTCCGGATTACTGATAATTAATCTGGATGCCATATCATTGACAGCATTTTTGGACCAATGATTTTCTACTGAGGATACCGTTATATTATGTTCTATCACACTATACGTGGAGTTTGTAAGAGAATTTATCCGTGCAAAGCATTGGCCGTCTTCCTTAAATGCGGTTGTAGGTACAGGGCAAAGTTTACCGGATTTATCCACCACAACTGCTGTTGTGATATTATCTAAGCTAACGTTCTTCGGAATGGTTAATACTCTTTCTACATAACTGCTAAACCTCTCCGCTTCTACTTTTTTGTCCCCATATATGCAGTTGATATTAAACGTCTCTGGATTAACAAGCAATTTACAATTCATTTCTTTAGCGGCCTTATCGATTGCTGCTTTCACTTGTTCCGTTGTTTTTGAGATTTCTATGTTCACTTCTATGTCTTTAAGTGATATCTCTTTACCAATGTTTTTTGATATACTGTCTATAGCAATTTGGGATGCTGGCAGAACATATGTGACTGTGTCTGTTCTAACTTCTAAAACAGCTTGTTTTAATTCCATATTTTTAACAAGTTGTCCACTTAACTTGAAGTCTACTTTGTCTGCTTGTTTATTCACTGGTATCGTCACTGTTGGTTTTTCTTCTTGCTTCATTTTTTCTTCTATTTTTGCTTCATCCGCTGTAACTGTTACTACAGCATCATTGTTGATCTTTTCTATCTTTACATTAGCAGCTATTGCACTTTTACCATTGATACTGATTTCAATGCTTTCATTTTTATTTGGAGTAGTACTTTTACTGTGGTGGGATCTACGCTCTTCTTTTATGATTGCATCAAACAATACTTTGTTTGTACTTTCTACAGGTTCACCGGAAGCGACTCCATGCTTTGCTACTGGGGTTACTTCAAAACTAATATATTTCCCTTGATCTGATTCTTTTATCACATAAGTTGTTGTGTTCGCTCCATCAATCTGTATTTTGTTTTTTCCTTTTGCATCCTCTGATCGATACCATTTAAATATACTAGTACCTTCCAGGTCATTGTTCTTTTGCTTATAGGTATAATGTCCTGTCAAAGTTTCTGTCTCAGCTGTTTTTGTCAGAGCAACTCCTGGCTGAGCGGATCCCGTTATGGACACAGATTGAGCCTCTGGTTTTTCTGATTTAATACTGGCAGTAGCTGTTGGCGCAATATCAATGAGATAATATTTATCTGTATCGTCTCCTTGTAAACTCAAATTGATCAAACTAACTTCTTTGTCATTTCCCATATCCGCATTTATAAAAACTGCCTCTGAACTTAAGCTTACATTAGACAAATCTTCTCCTGTTAAACTAACAAGATGTACGGAACTGTCTATACTTATATTGGCATCTGCATTTCCATCATATAGCTTATCCTCTGCTTTTAAAACCCCTGCTATTCCAAGAAGCTTTTTAAAATTTGGGTATTGTCCGCTTTCTTTGTTCCAAACAGAAGATGTCCATGATGAAAATGTTAAAACATCTTGCATCTCACTCGTCGTTTTTCCAGTACCTATGACAGAATAACTATAAGTAGCAGTATCTTTATCCCAAAAATTATTTATATCTAAACTACCTGATCCGCCTTGTCCTGCAAAGCTTCCTAGATAGGCGGTGCTACCAGATGCACTTTCTACTTTTCCTGTTGAATAACAATTTTTTATACTTGATCCACTTACACATCCAACAAATCCTCCCATACGATAAACTTGATAGTCCTTCGAATTCGTTACATCTCCGGTTGAATAGCTATTTTCTATACTTGAATGGCCCCAAACACCGCCTATTAGTCCACCTACTTGTGCCCTCCCATCGCGTACATCACCTATTGAATAACAAGCTTTTACAGAAACGTCTTTAATCATTCCAACTAAACCTGCATGCCATATGTTGGCCTCTATACTCTCACTGGAATTATTTGTATATCCCTTTGTTCCTTCGGCTATTATCAAAACATTTGTGTAACTTCCCACAATACTAGAATTATGGGCCGCACGACCAATGAGTCCTCCCACTGAAAGACGACCGGTAATCGTTCCGGTAGCATAAGAATTGAAAATAATACTGCTGTTTTCTATATAACCTGCTACTGCTCCTATGTACCCAGCTCCTTCTAAATCTACATTTTCTAAAGCAAGATTTTTAAGAACTGCACCATCTAAATATCCAAACAAACCTATATAATAACTTTCCGGATACTCTGATTTCTTCACTGCAATCTCTTGTTTAATTTTTAAATTATTGATTTTATAACCCTGTCCGTCATATACTCCTGTAAAGAAATGGTCTTCATTCCCTATCGGATTCCAACCGGTTCCCGACTGATAAGATGTCAAATCAATATCACTTGTCTGTAAATAATATTTATTCCATTCACTCGAATTTTCTGACAGCCAATAAAGGTCAGCCGCTGAACTGATTTTATAAGGATCAGTTGCTGTTCCTGAACCGTCCGGTATAGATTCTGCCATTACAGGCACAGGCGTATAAATAAATGTAATCGCTATCATAAGGACTATTGCCAAAACAATCCGAGCAACTTTTTTCAATAAACTGATTGAATAAACCATATTTTTTTCCCTTCCCATCTAATTTACTTTTTTATATTTATTTTACTGGCTCATGCGTAACAAAACCGTAACAAAAAAAGGTCTGACCGCAATATACAATAATTTACAGTCAAACCTATATTTTTTTTTATGAATATTCCCAGCGTCAGCTTTCCTTTAACCAAAGTCCCTCTGCTCTTTACTTTGACATAGCCTTCCTGTTGTCAGTTCTGCCCAACTGTAGTTTACCATATATTCTCCAGCAAATGCGTTCATCGTAGGTACATCACATTCTAAAAAACGATAATAGTCACAATCAAACTGATTTGTATCCACAGCAATATAATTTCGCTTTCGCACGATCACATCTTTTGCTCCCACTTTTTTTAATGTTTTCAGCAGGTCAGATATATGTACCCGCAATTGGGTTTGCAAAGAACTGTCATATGGTCTATCCTCATACAGTATGGCAGCTAGTTCCTGCATGGTCAGCCCCGCCCCTCTTCGATCCACCAGACAGGCAAAAAGTTCCTTGGTTCGGCTTCGTTCAAAAAATAGTGGCTTTCCCTGTGCAAATATCTCAAAGTTTCCAAAGGTCTGCACCTGAATAAATGCTTCTTTTATCGGCAAAGGATATCGCAAGTTTTCTATCTCTTCCTGT
Proteins encoded in this window:
- a CDS encoding dihydrofolate reductase family protein — translated: MRNIILYIAMSLDGYIADKLGGVGWLGGDNSDPENIGSYSTFIETIDTVILGYKTYQQIVTELSPDAWAYTGLKSYVLTHNKNNSTEEVIFTDKSLADLIAELKSENGKDVWICGGATIANQLINLDLIDRYHISVIPTILGEGIRLFDAHQKELKLQLISTQSYNGIVDLVYECRI
- the catA gene encoding type A chloramphenicol O-acetyltransferase, with protein sequence MNFIEIQMEQWARKDHYEHYKNKVRCSYSVTVDIDISKLLIRLKEREMKAYPAQIYMLSTVVNQFPEFRMTTNDEDRLGYWEAIDPIYTVLNPNAETFSAVWTRYDKCFNTFYRAYLQDTVQYASGELFPQEYIPPNTFNISSVPWLDFTAFNINVFSDGSYLLPIFTIGKYKKEKDKTMMPLAIQCHHAVCDGWHVGKFVETLREMARDCEKWFL
- a CDS encoding GFA family protein; this translates as MMKYKGSCLCGEVTFEIEGEFEHFFLCHCERCRKDTGSAHAANLFSSTAKLRWLSGEEKAKIFNYHSEGHIKSFCSNCGSALPNIQFNGKLLVVPAGCMDSDIHIKPQGHIYCTNRASWDHDLEKVPQFEELPNG
- a CDS encoding PF20097 family protein, which gives rise to MVCPICGKEMTKGGIILSGKRISGEFKWYPQNEFDKKGLKAWDRSDGKDINAMDISLMGVEKFKDTYFCDTCNKIIGIFTINE
- a CDS encoding EFR1 family ferrodoxin (N-terminal region resembles flavodoxins. C-terminal ferrodoxin region binds two 4Fe-4S clusters.); the protein is MINAYSKIKIAYYSGTGGTEMASKQFQKDLESKGCICTIEQITEGMNRNQEEHDLLLLLFPVHAFNAPNAVYKWIDALEAVEKACAAVISVSGGGDICPNTACRVSSIKRLTQKGYRVIYDKMIVMPSNWIILPPNPLPYLLIQALPKMVRKITDDLLSDVRKKTHPLWIDRIFSLIGRLETLGGHYWGKQIKVTEHCTRCGWCAEHCPSGNIIMLDGRPTFGRKCHFCLNCIYSCPSKALQPGIFRFIVIQEGYCLQHIAEQLPKNTQIPVKDLKVGLLWLGVKKYLMSVGDDWEG
- a CDS encoding S-layer homology domain-containing protein; amino-acid sequence: MVYSISLLKKVARIVLAIVLMIAITFIYTPVPVMAESIPDGSGTATDPYKISSAADLYWLSENSSEWNKYYLQTSDIDLTSYQSGTGWNPIGNEDHFFTGVYDGQGYKINNLKIKQEIAVKKSEYPESYYIGLFGYLDGAVLKNLALENVDLEGAGYIGAVAGYIENSSIIFNSYATGTITGRLSVGGLIGRAAHNSSIVGSYTNVLIIAEGTKGYTNNSSESIEANIWHAGLVGMIKDVSVKACYSIGDVRDGRAQVGGLIGGVWGHSSIENSYSTGDVTNSKDYQVYRMGGFVGCVSGSSIKNCYSTGKVESASGSTAYLGSFAGQGGSGSLDINNFWDKDTATYSYSVIGTGKTTSEMQDVLTFSSWTSSVWNKESGQYPNFKKLLGIAGVLKAEDKLYDGNADANISIDSSVHLVSLTGEDLSNVSLSSEAVFINADMGNDKEVSLINLSLQGDDTDKYYLIDIAPTATASIKSEKPEAQSVSITGSAQPGVALTKTAETETLTGHYTYKQKNNDLEGTSIFKWYRSEDAKGKNKIQIDGANTTTYVIKESDQGKYISFEVTPVAKHGVASGEPVESTNKVLFDAIIKEERRSHHSKSTTPNKNESIEISINGKSAIAANVKIEKINNDAVVTVTADEAKIEEKMKQEEKPTVTIPVNKQADKVDFKLSGQLVKNMELKQAVLEVRTDTVTYVLPASQIAIDSISKNIGKEISLKDIEVNIEISKTTEQVKAAIDKAAKEMNCKLLVNPETFNINCIYGDKKVEAERFSSYVERVLTIPKNVSLDNITTAVVVDKSGKLCPVPTTAFKEDGQCFARINSLTNSTYSVIEHNITVSSVENHWSKNAVNDMASRLIISNPESFKPDEAITRGSFAQYITKALGIYRSNAAKPGQFIDVAVQDEFADAIAIASQYGIINGYEDGSFKANAQISREEAMTMYARAMDIVNLKEKNSNRIETYKDKKEIAPWAYKNVERALSSGVFNGRTEDTIVPKGIFNNSEAATAVRNLLIQAQLINK
- a CDS encoding response regulator, encoding MNFIAVDDERLALENLLSKLKKAQPQAEIRGFLHPQKALDEIGKGFYPDVAFLDIEMYGMSGIELALCFKETLPKVNLVFVTGFPKYMPEAFTLHASGYITKPVSVEQIQEEIENLRYPLPIKEAFIQVQTFGNFEIFAQGKPLFFERSRTKELFACLVDRRGAGLTMQELAAILYEDRPYDSSLQTQLRVHISDLLKTLKKVGAKDVIVRKRNYIAVDTNQFDCDYYRFLECDVPTMNAFAGEYMVNYSWAELTTGRLCQSKEQRDFG